In one Musa acuminata AAA Group cultivar baxijiao chromosome BXJ2-5, Cavendish_Baxijiao_AAA, whole genome shotgun sequence genomic region, the following are encoded:
- the LOC135612461 gene encoding E3 ubiquitin-protein ligase WAV3-like: protein MGGWRRAFCTSATVVARTEAGEKKQQKQIMGSSSPRSCAKLSFFSGGGGRGGNSPSTPRLALCRTSSESPDSSKLQCDKLPSPATASVNTSRKNRSPALFRRKALSTPSSPRSPSGFALFKQLSRSRCRICTQSLRASREMPVFTAECSHAFHLSCIAAHVRSMHGSLACPVCFATLRRAQLPSALHHQQEDAVVEQVLAGESENRNNPNRRATSGGDRNAIKGGERQLGQNRLTAAAVKVYDDDEPLLIVSTTNKGGGVRFNPIPEAANEDEDERGNDEDDLERKNKFRGLLATPPSPRSHGGGVPRRPTTRSRAGGVQVSMMPQAALLSEGRRHRNYVVMLKVKAPRMRPANLLSPAGGRTPIDLVTVLDVGQGMTADKLQMLKSKMRLVVSSMGPADRLSVVAFSAVAGAKRLLPLRRMSRQGQRAARQIVERLVVVGGGAPSGEEIVADALRKATKVLEDRRERNPVATIMLLSDARQQQSQDQGKEDEHNYHHTPLCSPRDDGDGDIRPYPLPMMTSAGPATSYAHLAIPLHAPGFGDGAAGPSPQKQKEESSEDSFMKCVGGLASLVMRDVRLQLFLPSGKISAVYPCGGGGGGGGGCREEAPGEGSFVLHLGNLYAEEERELLVELRVPVSSSAASAPENSHHQLSVKCNYRDPAIQDVILDAEQILLLPPLLHSQAASSSSCSATSQWLRNLFVSTRALAESRRLVDLSDYATAHRRLSSARSLLRQSACDAQDHGLIQNLEAELADLERRRLLRKQHQLPRHQEQQEESLSPSNRRRRRREPPAEVRGEQLTSTSAWRAAEQLAKVAIMRKSLNRVGDLHGFENARF from the exons ATGGGAGGGTGGCGGAGAGCCTTCTGCACGTCGGCGACAGTGGTGGCCAGGACGGAAGCAGGAGAGAAGAAGCAGCAGAAGCAAATCATGGGCAGTTCGAGCCCCAGGAGTTGCGCCAAGCTGAGCTTCTTCTCCGGCGGCGGCGGACGAGGGGGGAACAGCCCCTCGACGCCGCGGCTGGCGCTGTGCCGGACTAGTTCCGAGTCTCCGGACAGCTCGAAGCTGCAATGCGACAAGCTCCCCAGTCCCGCCACCGCCAGCGTCAACACCAGCAGGAAGAACCGGAGTCCAGCTCTGTTTCGGCGGAAGGCTCTGTCTACCCCTTCTTCTCCAAGATCCCCATCCGGGTTCGCCCTCTTCAAGCAGCTCTCCCGG AGTAGGTGCCGGATATGTACGCAGAGCCTCAGGGCGAGCCGGGAGATGCCGGTCTTCACGGCGGAGTGTTCGCACGCCTTCCACCTTTCCTGCATCGCTGCCCACGTCAGGAGCATGCACGGCAGCCTCGCGTGCCCCGTCTGCTTCGCCACCTTGCGTCGAGCACAGTTGCCCTCCGCTCTCCACCACCAACAAGAGGATGCAGTCGTCGAACAGGTGCTGGCCGGAGAGAGCGAGAACCGGAACAACCCGAACAGAAGAGCTACTAGCGGCGGCGATAGGAATGCTATCAAAGGGGGGGAACGGCAGCTGGGACAGAACAGACTGACTGCTGCTGCTGTTAAGGTCTACGACGACGACGAGCCGCTGCTCATCGTGTCCACGACCAACAAGGGCGGAGGTGTGCGGTTCAACCCAATTCCAGAAGCAGCAAACGAGGATGAAGATGAACGTGGGAACGATGAGGATGACTTGGAACGAAAGAACAAGTTCCGCGGGCTCCTCGCGACCCCTCCCTCTCCTAGAAGCCATGGCGGCGGAGTCCCACGTCGGCCGACAACGAGGTCCAGGGCGGGTGGCGTCCAGGTGAGCATGATGCCGCAGGCAGCTCTGCTCTCCGAAGGGCGGAGACACCGGAATTATGTGGTGATGCTCAAGGTGAAAGCGCCACGGATGCGGCCTGCGAATCTCCTCAGCCCAGCGGGCGGGCGCACCCCAATCGATCTGGTGACGGTGCTCGACGTAGGCCAAGGCATGACGGCCGACAAGCTCCAGATGCTGAAGAGCAAAATGCGGCTGGTGGTCTCGTCAATGGGCCCTGCGGATAGACTCTCCGTGGTGGCCTTCTCGGCGGTCGCAGGTGCCAAGAGGCTGCTCCCTCTTCGACGGATGTCGAGGCAGGGCCAGCGCGCTGCCCGCCAGATCGTGGAGAGGCTTGTCGTGGTGGGCGGCGGCGCCCCGTCAGGGGAAGAGATCGTGGCTGATGCGCTCAGGAAGGCCACCAAGGTTCTGGAAGACCGCAGGGAGCGCAACCCGGTGGCCACCATCATGCTCCTATCCGACGCCCGGCAGCAGCAGTCGCAGGACCAAGGAAAGGAGGACGAGCACAACTACCATCACACACCTCTTTGCTCACCACGGGATGATGGTGATGGCGATATCCGGCCCTATCCCCTGCCGATGATGACTTCTGCCGGCCCCGCCACTAGTTATGCACATCTGGCGATTCCCCTCCACGCTCCTGGGTTTGGTGATGGAGCAGCGGGGCCGTCGCCGCAGAAACAGAAGGAGGAATCCTCCGAAGACTCCTTCATGAAGTGCGTGGGCGGACTCGCGTCCTTGGTCATGCGGGACGTCCGCCTGCAACTTTTCCTCCCCTCCGGCAAGATCTCTGCCGTCTACCCatgcggcggcggtggtggtggcggcggcggctgcaGAGAGGAGGCTCCCGGGGAAGGAAGCTTCGTTCTTCATCTGGGAAACCTctacgccgaggaggagagggagcTGCTGGTGGAGCTGCGAGTGCCAGTGTCGTCGTCGGCTGCTTCGGCACCGGAAAACAGCCACCATCAGCTGTCGGTGAAGTGTAACTACAGGGATCCAGCCATCCAAGACGTCATATTGGACGCGGAGCAGATCCTTCTATTGCCACCCCTCCTCCACAGCCAAGCAGCCTCGTCATCCTCCTGCTCCGCGACCTCCCAGTGGCTGCGGAATCTCTTCGTCTCCACCCGGGCGTTGGCCGAGTCGCGGCGCCTCGTGGACCTCTCAGACTACGCCACGGCCCACCGCCGGCTCTCCTCCGCCCGCTCGCTGCTTCGGCAGTCCGCTTGCGACGCCCAGGACCACGGCCTCATCCAGAACCTGGAAGCAGAGCTAGCCGACCTCGAGCGCCGCCGTCTACTGAGGAAGCAGCACCAGCTCCCTCGTCATCAGGAGCAGCAGGAGGAGTCCCTCTCGCCATCCaataggaggcggcggcggcgagagCCTCCGGCGGAGGTGCGAGGGGAGCAGCTGACGTCCACTTCGGCATGGCGCGCCGCCGAGCAGCTGGCGAAGGTGGCCATCATGCGGAAGTCTCTGAACCGAGTCGGTGATCTGCATGGGTTCGAGAACGCCCGGTTCTGA